The Streptomyces sp. NBC_01142 genomic interval GGCTCCCGGCCGGAGCCCTCGCCGCCGCTGACGAGCGGCATCCGCTCGCGCTGCGGCTGCTCGCGGAGGTAAGGGAGGCGCTGCCCGCAGCGGTGCCGGGGAGGCCCGGCCGGGAGGACGTCTTCGCAGCCCATCTGGATCTGCTGTGCCTGCGCATCGCGGTCCGTGTCGCCGCGGCACGCCGGCCGCCGCTGCGCGGCTCGGCCGTGCGCCGCCTCGCCGCGAAAGTGGCGGGCCAGGTCCACGAGGCGGCCCGGCGCTGCCTCGGCCCCGGGCAGGGGGAGCTGGACCGCGAGTCCTTCGAGGAGATTTTCCCGTGGAGAACGGGCTGGGCCTCCGCGGTGCTGACCGAGGGCCTGCTGGTCCCGGCGGGTGTCGGCTACCGCTTCGCGCACGAGGAACTCGCGGACTGGGTCCAGGGCGCGCACCTGGACCTCGACGCGGCGCTCCACTCCCTGGTCCACTCCCTGGTCCACTGCTGGCGCGCCCGGCCGCCTACGGGCCTGCAGCCCGGGCCGGGCACGGGCGGCCGGGGAAGCGCGTGCGTCCCCCCGCCGACGGGCTCTGCCGCTCCCGAAACCCGCCCCTTCCCGGTCCCGCGTCACCGCCTGGGCCCGGTTGTCCAGTCCCTGCTGCTCCTCGACCGGTCCGGCCGTCGGTCCCAACTGGTCGGCAGGCTGGAGGAGTTGGTGGAAGCGCTGAACAGGCTGGAAGCGATGGCCGGACCGTGCGGCTCCAAAGAAGGGCGCGGCTCCGAAGAAGCGTGCGGCTCCGAAGAGGCATGCGGCCTTGACGGGGCGTACGGCTTTGAGGGGGCACCGCACTCCGGGCACGGACAGGGCAGGGGCGAGGCCGGCGCGCGGCTCGACGATGCCCGGTGGTGGGCGGCCAGGCTCCTGAGGGAGACATTGCTCCGGGTGCCCGACGCGGGGGCGTACCTCCCCGTGCTGCGGCTGCTCGCCGCACGCATCACCCGGCGGTCCGCATCCCGAGGAGCGTCCCCGTGGCTCGGCGGCCCGGACGAGTTCGGGCCCTGGTTCTGGGAGCGGCTGCGGGTGACCGAGGCCGACCGGATCGATCTGCTGCGCCGGCTCGTGCCCGCCGACGCCCCACCCGGTCCCGGGACCGGGCCCCGCTATCTGGACGCCGTCGCCGCGCGGCTCGCCGCCGAGCCCGGCGCCGTACAACCGCTGCTGTGCCGCTGGTTCAGCGACGAGACGCCGCTTCCCGCCGCCCCGGACGCCGAGCTGCGGCCCACAGTCGCCGCCGCCGCGCAGGCGCTGCTGTACGCCCGTCGCCACCTCGCCGTCGACGACCTCACCGATGCTCTCGTCGCCACCGTCCACCCCCGCGCCGACGAGCTGCTCGCCGCAATCGCCGAGGACGAGCCGTCCGCCCTCTGTCGCGCTGTCGACCGCTGGGCCCACGACCCCCGGCCCGAGCGGCGCGTCGCCGCCGCCGCGTACGGGTCGGCCGTCGTGGACCGCGCCACCACCGGATCCGACCGCGAACTGCTCCGGTACTCCGCCCGTGCGCTGCTCGCCCGCCCCGCCGACACCGCCCTGCACGGTCCGGCACTCAGCCTCCTCGTCCGTGATCCGCACACCCGTTCCGGGTATCTCGCCGAGGCGCTGACGGCCTTCGGGGCGGGCGAGCTGCCCGCGGACGCCCTCGGCGTCGCGCTCACCACGCACCCCGAGCCCGTGCTCGCCGCCTTCCAGGCGCGGCTGCACCGGCCGGGCGAGGGTGCGGCCGACGTACTGCGCGTTCTCGCCGAGGTCACGACCCCCGCCCTGGCCCGCCGGTCCGCCGCGCTCGTCTGCGAGTACATCGACCTCCGGCCCGAAGGCGCGGTACACGCCGCCGCGTACGTCGACCGCCGCCTCGAGCAGGGCCCGGGCGCCCGCGCCATGCTCTTCCCGCTCGTCACCGGCCTGCTGCGGGGCCGCCCGGTCCCGGTGCGCCGTGCGCTCGCTCTCGTACTGGCAGCGCCCGGCAGTGCGGCCTCGTGGCCGCTGCGGGCCGAGCTCCTCGAGATGCTCCTCGAGTACGAGCAGTACGCGGCACGGGACCTGGGCGTCCTGGACGCCGTGCTGCGGGCCGCCGCGCTCGGCTGCGGGGCCCGCGCCGAGGCCCGCACCCGGGAGCTCGTGCACCGCACCGGGCTGCTCCTGGTCCGTACGCCCGAGGGCGCGACCTGCTTCGACCGGCAGCTGGTCCAGCTGGCCCGCGAGGTCCCCGGCTTCGCCGCGCTTGTCTCGGAGTGGCTGGCCCGCGCCCCGCAGGACTGGGCCGTGGTGGTCGGTCCGAGCGCACGCCGGATGGTCGAGACCCTGGGCAGCCCGATGCCGATGCGGACCGGGAGCCACGGGCATGGCAGTCTTAGACCTGCGTAATCGGCAATCACGTACACGGGTTCGGGCGAGGAGCGGTCACAGTGCAGCGCTGGCGTGGCTTGGAGGACATCCCCCAGGACTGGGGACGCAGCGTCGTCACCATCGGCTCCTACGACGGAGTGCACCGCGGGCACCAGCTGATCATCGGCCGGGCCGTGGAGCGGGCGCGTGAGCTGGGGGTGCCGTCGGTCGTGGTGACCTTCGACCCGCACCCCAGCGAGGTCGTACGCCCCGGCAGCCACCCGCCGCTGCTCGCACCGCACCACCGGCGTGCCGAGCTGATGGCCTCGCTCGGTGTCGACGCGGTGCTCATCCTCCCCTTCACCACCGAGTTCTCGAAGCTCTCGCCGGCCGACTTCACCGTGAAGGTACTGGTCGACAAGCTGCACGCGCGGGCGGTCATCGAGGGCCCGAACTTCCGGTTCGGTCACAAGGCGGCCGGCAATGTCGCGTTCCTGTCCGAGCTGGGTGCGACGTACGACTACGAGGTCGAGGTCGTCGACCTGTTCGTGAGCGGCGAGGCGGGCGGCGGAGAGCCGTTCTCCTCGACGCTGACCCGCCGCCTTGTAGCCGACGGCGATGTCGAGGGCGCCGCCGAGATCCTGGGCCGCCCGCACCGCGTCGAGGGCGTGGTGGTGCGGGGCGCGCAGCGCGGACGTGAGCTGGGCTACCCGACGGCGAACGTGGAGACGCTGCCGCACACGGCGATTCCGGCGGACGGGGTCTACGCGGGGTGGCTGACGGCGGACGGCGAGCGGATGCCGGCGGCCATCTCCGTGGGGACGAACCCGCAGTTCGAAGGGACGGAACGGACGGTGGAGGCGTACGCGATCGACCGCGTGGGTCTTGATCTGTACGGGCTGCATGTGGCGGTGGACTTCCTGGCGTATGTGCGGGGCCAGGAGAAGTTCGACTCGATCGAGGGGCTGCTGGAGGCGATCGGCGCGGACGTGAAGAAGTGCCGCGAGCTGACGGAGTCGTACGACGCGGGCTCGGCCCGCGGCTGAGGCTTCCCGGCCCGGCGGGACCGGCGCCGGGGGCCCGCGTCCGGGTACCCCCGCCGCTACCGTGCGGACCAGTGGCAGGCCACCCCTGCCCCCGTCCCGCTCGGCAGGATCGGGAGGTCCCTCGTGCGGCAGCTCTCCGCCACGCCCGCCCGGTCCGCCTCGCCCGAGGCCAGCACCTGGCAGCGTGCATGGAAACGGCAGCCCGCCGGGATACGGGACGGGTCCGGTGGTTCGCCCGTCAGCACCACCGGGGCGCCCTCCGACTCCGGCAGGACCGACAACAGCGCCTGGGTGTACGGGTGCCGGGGCGACGTCAGTACCTCCTCCACCGAGCCCGACTCCACGATCCGGCCCAGGTACATCACCGCCACGCGGTCCGCGATGTTCCACGCCAGCCCCAGATCGTGCGTCACCACCAGTGCGGACAGGCCCAGTTCGTCCCGCAGGCGCAGCAGCAGGGCCAGGATCTCGCCGCGTACGGACGCGTCCAGCGAGGCCACCGGCTCGTCGGCGACGATCAGTTCGGGCTCGAGGACCAGCGCGCCCGCGATGACGACACGCTGGCGCTGACCGCCCGAGAGCTCGTGCGGGTAGCGGAGGAAGAAGCGCTCGGGCGGCCGCAGCCCGGCCCGCGAGAGCGCCTCGGCGACGGCCTCGCGCTCGTCGCCGGCGTACCCGTGGATCCGCAGGCCCTCGGCCACCGCGTCGTACACCGTGTGCCGCGGATTGAGCGAGCCGCTCGGATCCTGGAGCACCAGCTGGACGCGCTTGCGGTACGACTTGAGGGCGCGGGAGGTGTACGCGAGCGGCACACCGCCGAAGGTGACACGTCCCGACGTCGGCGGCACCAGGCCGAGCAGGGAACGGGCCAGCGTCGTCTTGCCGCATCCGGACTCGCCGACCAGCGCGACGATCTCGCCCGTACCGATGTCCAGGTCGACGCCGTCGACCGCACGGGCGGACGGGCCGCCGCGCCGCCCGGGAAAGGCGACGTGCAGATCGGCGGCCGACAGCAGGGGAGTGGTGGTCACGACGGGCTCCTGACTGCCGGGTGAAGCGGGCAGCGCGGTCACAGGCTCTTCTCCGACCGCACCGCGCCCACATGCACGCACGCCGCCCGGTGTCCGTCCGCCGCCACCGACAGCGGCGGGTCCTCCGCGGCGCATGCGTCCAGCACGACCGGGCAGCGGGGGTGGAACGTACAGCCGCCGGGCAGCGCGGCAGGGTCGGGAGGATCCCCCGGCAGGCCGCGCGGCGCCCGGCGCGAGGCCGCGTCACCGACGCGCGGGAAGGCGGCGGACAGGGCACGCCCGTACGGATGCTCCGCCGCGGCGTACACGCTCTGCGCAGGTCCCTCCTCGACGATCCGGCCCGCGTACATCACCGCCAGCCGGTCGCAGGTGTCCGCCAGCACCGCCAGATCGTGGCTGATCATCAGCAGGCTGATGTCCTGCTCGGCGACCAGCTGCTCGATCAGCCGCAGAATCTGGGCCTGGATCATCACATCGAGCGCGGTGGTCGGCTCGTCGGCGACGATCAGCCGGGGATCGCAGGCGAGTGCCATCGCGATCATCACGCGTTGCCGCTGCCCGCCGGAGAGTTCGTGCGGATACGCGTCCGCGCGGGCGGCCGGCAACCCCACCTGCTGGAGGAGCCCGGCAACGCGTTTCTTCGCCGCGGCCGGGGTGGACCTGTGGTGCAACAGCACGGGCTCGGCGATCTGTTCGCCGATCCGGTACACCGCGTTGAGCGAATGCATCGCGCCCTGGAACACGATCGAGGCGCCCGCCCACCGCACGGCACGAAGCCGCCCCCACTTCATGGTCATGACGTCCTCGCCGTCGAGGAGAATCTCCCCGCTCAGGCTGGCGGAGGCGGGCAGCAGCCGGAGCAGGGCGAGCGCGAGAGTCGATTTTCCGCAGCCGGACTCGCCGGCGATCCCCAGCTTCTGGCCTGCGGCGACGGAGAGGTCGACACCCCGTACGGCGGGCACGGCCCGCGCCCCGGAGCCGTACGTCACACGCAGGTTCCTGACGTCGAGCAGACTCATCGAGCCACCCCCAGCTTCGGGTTGAGCACGGCCTCGATCGCGCGCCCGCACAGGGTGAAGGCGAGGGCCACCAGCGCGATGGCGATACCGGGCGGCGCCAGATACCACCAGTGCCCGGAGGAGACCGCGCCCGCCTCCCGCGCGTCCTGCAGCATGCCGCCCCACGAGACGACCGTCGGATCGCCGAGTCCGAGGAAGGCGAGCGTCGCCTCCGTCAGGATCGCGCTCGAGATGCCGAGGGTCGTCTGGGCCAGCACCAGCGGCATGACATTGGGCAGCACATGGCGGCTCATGATGTGACCGTGCCCGCCGCCCAGTGCCTTCGCGCGTTCGATGTACGGGCGGGACTCGACGGCGATGGTCTGCGCACGCACCAGCCGCGCCGTCGTCGGCCAGCTGGTGACGCCGATCGCGATGATGACGGTCCAGACGCTGCGGGACATCACGGTCGCGAGCACGATCGCCAGCACCAGCGTCGGCATCACCAGGAACCAGTCCGTGATCCGCATGAGCACGGTGGAGAACCAGCCGCCGTAGTGACCGGCGATGATGCCGACCAGGGTGCCGATGGCCACCGACAGTGAGGCGGCCAGCAGTCCCACGGCGAGGGAGATCCGCGCTCCCCACACCAGCAGGCCCAGCAGGGAGCGGCCGAACTGATCGGTCCCGAGCGGAAACTCACCGCTCGGCGGCTCCAGGGCCGCACCCGGTGCGTGCGTCACGCTCTGCACGTCGCTGCCGACGAGCAGCGGCGCGGCGAGCGCCACCAGGGCGATGAGCGCCAGCGCACCGAGACCCAGGAGCCCCGCCCGGTGCGAGCGGTACGAGTGCCAGAAGCGGGCCACCGAGTCGCGGCGGCGCGCCCAGGCGAGAGACGTTGCGGTGGCGGTCGTCGTCGTCATCGGCCCACCCGGGGATCGAGCAGCGGATAGAGCAGGTCGGCGAGGAGGTTCATCACGATCATCGCGCCCGCGAAGACCACGAAGAGACCCTGGACGAGCGGCAGATCGGGCACGCTCAGCGCCTGGTAGAAGAGCCCGCCGAGGCCCGGCCAGGAGAAGACCGTCTCGACGAGGATCGAGCCGGCCGCCACATGGCCCAGGTTGATGAAGACCATGGTGACGGTGGGCAGCAGGGCGTTGGGCACGGCATGCCGACGGCGGACGGAATCGTCCCGCAGCCCCTTGGCCCGCGCCGTCGTCAGATAGTCGCTGCCCATCTCGTCCAGCAGCGAGGAGCGCATCACCAGCAGCGTCTGGGCGTATCCCACCGCGACCAGGGTGAGGACCGGCAGCACCATGTGGTGCGCGACATCGGCGACGTAGGCGAATCCGGTCTCGTCGCCCGACTCCATGCCGCCGGTCGGGAACATGCCGGGGATCGGGCCGATGCCCACCGAGAAGGTGATGATCAGCAGCAGCCCGAGCCAGAACGACGGCACGGACCACAGGGTCAGCGCCACACCCGTGTTGAGCTTGTCGCCGAGACTGCCGTGGCGCCAGGCGGAGCGGGTGCCGAGCCACAGCCCGATCGCCGAGTAGATCACCACCGCAACACCGGTGAGCAGGAGCGTCGCGGGCAGCTTCTGGGCGATCAGCTCACCGACGGGGGCGTGGAACTGGTACGACGTACCGAGATCGCCCGTCAGTGCCTTGGCGCAGTAGTCGGTGAACTGCTGCCACATCGGCTGATCGAGACCGAACTGCCGACGGAGTGTGGCCAGTTGCCCGGCGGATGTCGGCATGCCGTGCGTCATGGCCTTCACCGGGTCACCGGGGATGATCCGGAAGAGGAAGAAGCTGGTGACGAGCACGGCGAGCAGCGAGATCGCCGCGCCGCCCAGCTTGCCCGCCACATAGAGGAGATAGGCGCGCGCGTTGCCGCTCGTGGCGCGGGCATCGGAGGCCCGCGCCACAGCGGAGGTGTTCGTGGTGCTCGTCGTGCTCATCGACTATTCACGGTCTTCCGCGGTGGTACGCCGGCGCATCACGACGAAGACCCCGAGTGCGGCGGCGAGGACGACGACCGCGCCGATACCGATCACGACACCCGTCGAGGAGCCGCTGTCGGAGCTGCCGTCACCCGCTGCCGGCTCGGCCGACCACCAGCTCCAGTAGCCGTCCTGGCCCCAGAGATTGCCGGCGGCCTCCGGCATCGTCTTGATGGACTTGATCTGGTCGGTACGGTACGCCTCGACAGCGTTGGGATACGCGAGGACATTCATGTATCCCGTGTCGTACAGCCGGGATTCCATCTGCTTGACCAGCGCGGCCCGCTTGGCGGGGTCGTACTCGACGGCCTGTTCGGCGTACAGCTCGTCGAGCTTCTTGTCGCAGATGAAGTTGTCGGTGGCCCCGGTGTCCTTCGGCGTGGCCGGCAGTGCCGAACAGGTGTGGATGGAGAGGACGAAGTCCGGGTCCGGGTTGACGGACCAGCCGTCGAAGGCCAGGTCGTAGTCGCCCTTGAGCCACGGGTCGGAGACATTGTCGAGACAGTCGACCTTGAGGCCGATGCCGAGCTCGCCCCACCACTCCTGGAGATATTTGCCGATCGCCTTGTCGTTGGGGTCGGTGGCGTGGCAGAGAATACGGAAGTCGAGCGCCTTGCCGTCCTTGCCGACGCGCTTGCCGCTGTTGTTCTTCCGGTAGCCGGCCGTGTCGAGGAGAGCGGCCGCCTTCGCCGGGTCGTACGCGATCTTCTGGCTCGCGTCCGGCTTCCAGAAGTACGGTGCGAAGCGCGGCGGGAGGTATCCCTCGCCCTCCACCGCGTGTCCCTGGAAGACCTTGTCGACGATGGTCCTGCGGTCGGTGGCGTGGAAGAGGGCCTTGCGTACGGCCGGGTCGAGCAGCGCCTTGTGGCCGTTGCCGAAGGTCTTGCCGTCCTTCGACCTGGCCCCCGGGTTGGTGGCGAGTGCGAAGAAGCGGCGGCCCGGCGCGTCATTGACCTTGATGTTCCTGGCGCTCTTCAGGGACGCGGCCTGGGCGGGGGTGAGGCCCTGGACGAAGGAGACCTCGCCCTTCCGCAGTGCCGCGACCGCCGCGTCGCCATCCTTGTAGTACTTCAGCACCAGCTCGTCGAACTTGGGCGCGCCGCGCCAGAAGTCCTTGTTGGGCTTGAGCTTGACGAACTGGTCGACCTTGAAGTCGGTGACGATGAACGGGCCGTTGCCGACGATCGGGAACTGCTTGTCGTTGTTGAACTTCGAGAAGTCGCCGACCTTCTCCCAGACGTGCTTGGGCACGATCGGGACGTCGAGCGCCGTCATGGTGGCCTGCGGCTTCTTCAGCTCGATGACCAGCGTCTCGGGGTCGGGGGCGGTGACCTTCTTGAAGTTGGAGGTGAAGCTGCCGTTGGCGGTGGCGGCGTTCTCGTCCGTCATCATCTTGTTGAAGGTCCAGGCGGCGTCCTCGGCGGTGGCCCGCTTCCCGTCGGACCACGCGGAGTTCTTCCTTATGGTGTACGTCCACGTGAGCTTGTCCGGGGACGGCTTCCACTCGGTGGCGAGGCCGGGGACCGCGTGCGCGTCCTTGACGTCGTAATTCGTGAGGTAGTCGTAGGCCAGTCGGTGGACGGTGGTGCTGACCAGCCGCTGCGCCAGGAACGGGCTGAGGGAGTCCACGCTCTGCGAAATGGCGACGGTGAGGACCTTCTTGCCACTGCCGCTGCCCTCGGCAGCCTGGG includes:
- a CDS encoding ABC transporter permease, which encodes MSTTSTTNTSAVARASDARATSGNARAYLLYVAGKLGGAAISLLAVLVTSFFLFRIIPGDPVKAMTHGMPTSAGQLATLRRQFGLDQPMWQQFTDYCAKALTGDLGTSYQFHAPVGELIAQKLPATLLLTGVAVVIYSAIGLWLGTRSAWRHGSLGDKLNTGVALTLWSVPSFWLGLLLIITFSVGIGPIPGMFPTGGMESGDETGFAYVADVAHHMVLPVLTLVAVGYAQTLLVMRSSLLDEMGSDYLTTARAKGLRDDSVRRRHAVPNALLPTVTMVFINLGHVAAGSILVETVFSWPGLGGLFYQALSVPDLPLVQGLFVVFAGAMIVMNLLADLLYPLLDPRVGR
- a CDS encoding bifunctional riboflavin kinase/FAD synthetase; the protein is MQRWRGLEDIPQDWGRSVVTIGSYDGVHRGHQLIIGRAVERARELGVPSVVVTFDPHPSEVVRPGSHPPLLAPHHRRAELMASLGVDAVLILPFTTEFSKLSPADFTVKVLVDKLHARAVIEGPNFRFGHKAAGNVAFLSELGATYDYEVEVVDLFVSGEAGGGEPFSSTLTRRLVADGDVEGAAEILGRPHRVEGVVVRGAQRGRELGYPTANVETLPHTAIPADGVYAGWLTADGERMPAAISVGTNPQFEGTERTVEAYAIDRVGLDLYGLHVAVDFLAYVRGQEKFDSIEGLLEAIGADVKKCRELTESYDAGSARG
- a CDS encoding ABC transporter ATP-binding protein, which encodes MTTTPLLSAADLHVAFPGRRGGPSARAVDGVDLDIGTGEIVALVGESGCGKTTLARSLLGLVPPTSGRVTFGGVPLAYTSRALKSYRKRVQLVLQDPSGSLNPRHTVYDAVAEGLRIHGYAGDEREAVAEALSRAGLRPPERFFLRYPHELSGGQRQRVVIAGALVLEPELIVADEPVASLDASVRGEILALLLRLRDELGLSALVVTHDLGLAWNIADRVAVMYLGRIVESGSVEEVLTSPRHPYTQALLSVLPESEGAPVVLTGEPPDPSRIPAGCRFHARCQVLASGEADRAGVAESCRTRDLPILPSGTGAGVACHWSAR
- a CDS encoding ABC transporter permease, whose amino-acid sequence is MTTTTATATSLAWARRRDSVARFWHSYRSHRAGLLGLGALALIALVALAAPLLVGSDVQSVTHAPGAALEPPSGEFPLGTDQFGRSLLGLLVWGARISLAVGLLAASLSVAIGTLVGIIAGHYGGWFSTVLMRITDWFLVMPTLVLAIVLATVMSRSVWTVIIAIGVTSWPTTARLVRAQTIAVESRPYIERAKALGGGHGHIMSRHVLPNVMPLVLAQTTLGISSAILTEATLAFLGLGDPTVVSWGGMLQDAREAGAVSSGHWWYLAPPGIAIALVALAFTLCGRAIEAVLNPKLGVAR
- a CDS encoding trypsin-like peptidase domain-containing protein, translating into MGSEDLATLVRICDPAGRPRGTGFVADDLGTVVTGHEAVDGLARVVLHAPGERTCLAEADAITALPEAGLALVRTEGLGVRPLPISARERVEPGTYVRLVARGWREARVLGTAQVTYTAIDRSHLVGDAMELAIGTDGSDALRLGGEAAGGPVLDAGTGAVLAVLGTALQSGHRAAGFALPLRAAALEPDGPLTALLRRNARTVPAYGHDLNLAAVLELTATSVGPYGGPSVWPDPVERLDTVREFASFTALVMGLVGDPGTGRTTELAALADRRACGEEPAPTVWLRGADLRADDTSVADAVARTLHRAGRILAASGVRGDMDVLTPERVARLAREAGRPLLVLLDGSEEMPPALAHRLPGWTAGTVSWLRSCGVRLVVGCRPEHWEQAGALYPPEVLHRPSGPSDRPAGPLHRPSSPVQRPSGSLHRPSASLHRPAGLLQRPSGPAHRPAGSPHQPSGTGDRLPPALRLADLSAGEAQRARERYGLPAGALAAADERHPLALRLLAEVREALPAAVPGRPGREDVFAAHLDLLCLRIAVRVAAARRPPLRGSAVRRLAAKVAGQVHEAARRCLGPGQGELDRESFEEIFPWRTGWASAVLTEGLLVPAGVGYRFAHEELADWVQGAHLDLDAALHSLVHSLVHCWRARPPTGLQPGPGTGGRGSACVPPPTGSAAPETRPFPVPRHRLGPVVQSLLLLDRSGRRSQLVGRLEELVEALNRLEAMAGPCGSKEGRGSEEACGSEEACGLDGAYGFEGAPHSGHGQGRGEAGARLDDARWWAARLLRETLLRVPDAGAYLPVLRLLAARITRRSASRGASPWLGGPDEFGPWFWERLRVTEADRIDLLRRLVPADAPPGPGTGPRYLDAVAARLAAEPGAVQPLLCRWFSDETPLPAAPDAELRPTVAAAAQALLYARRHLAVDDLTDALVATVHPRADELLAAIAEDEPSALCRAVDRWAHDPRPERRVAAAAYGSAVVDRATTGSDRELLRYSARALLARPADTALHGPALSLLVRDPHTRSGYLAEALTAFGAGELPADALGVALTTHPEPVLAAFQARLHRPGEGAADVLRVLAEVTTPALARRSAALVCEYIDLRPEGAVHAAAYVDRRLEQGPGARAMLFPLVTGLLRGRPVPVRRALALVLAAPGSAASWPLRAELLEMLLEYEQYAARDLGVLDAVLRAAALGCGARAEARTRELVHRTGLLLVRTPEGATCFDRQLVQLAREVPGFAALVSEWLARAPQDWAVVVGPSARRMVETLGSPMPMRTGSHGHGSLRPA
- a CDS encoding ABC transporter ATP-binding protein, translated to MSLLDVRNLRVTYGSGARAVPAVRGVDLSVAAGQKLGIAGESGCGKSTLALALLRLLPASASLSGEILLDGEDVMTMKWGRLRAVRWAGASIVFQGAMHSLNAVYRIGEQIAEPVLLHHRSTPAAAKKRVAGLLQQVGLPAARADAYPHELSGGQRQRVMIAMALACDPRLIVADEPTTALDVMIQAQILRLIEQLVAEQDISLLMISHDLAVLADTCDRLAVMYAGRIVEEGPAQSVYAAAEHPYGRALSAAFPRVGDAASRRAPRGLPGDPPDPAALPGGCTFHPRCPVVLDACAAEDPPLSVAADGHRAACVHVGAVRSEKSL
- a CDS encoding ABC transporter substrate-binding protein, giving the protein MVTKAPYPSPRHSPRLRLVLATGAAASALVMAPAVAPQAQAAQTQPQTQPQVQARSLVQARSQAQAAEGSGSGKKVLTVAISQSVDSLSPFLAQRLVSTTVHRLAYDYLTNYDVKDAHAVPGLATEWKPSPDKLTWTYTIRKNSAWSDGKRATAEDAAWTFNKMMTDENAATANGSFTSNFKKVTAPDPETLVIELKKPQATMTALDVPIVPKHVWEKVGDFSKFNNDKQFPIVGNGPFIVTDFKVDQFVKLKPNKDFWRGAPKFDELVLKYYKDGDAAVAALRKGEVSFVQGLTPAQAASLKSARNIKVNDAPGRRFFALATNPGARSKDGKTFGNGHKALLDPAVRKALFHATDRRTIVDKVFQGHAVEGEGYLPPRFAPYFWKPDASQKIAYDPAKAAALLDTAGYRKNNSGKRVGKDGKALDFRILCHATDPNDKAIGKYLQEWWGELGIGLKVDCLDNVSDPWLKGDYDLAFDGWSVNPDPDFVLSIHTCSALPATPKDTGATDNFICDKKLDELYAEQAVEYDPAKRAALVKQMESRLYDTGYMNVLAYPNAVEAYRTDQIKSIKTMPEAAGNLWGQDGYWSWWSAEPAAGDGSSDSGSSTGVVIGIGAVVVLAAALGVFVVMRRRTTAEDRE